CCGCTAAAATCTTTCTGTCGGCAATAGCCTGATCCACGTACTGAGTTACGGACGCAAGCTGCAAAGTTTCGGCGCTGTCCGCCTTGGTTTTCATCAGCTGGAGCGCGGCTGTTACCTGCTCGTCGGACGCATCCTCGGGAAGTCCTAAGAGGATTAACTGGTCTTTGTTCATCGCTGTTTTTATTATTTTATTATTGTTATTGATTTCCTCCCCTCGCCGGGTTCATTCTCCGGCGCGGGCTTGGGTTCGTTCAGTTTCAAGAGCGGAAGTGTCGGGGCATCCTCACCGGCGGCGAGCTTCAACTGCTTGCCGTCTGCTCCACAGAGTTGCAGGGCTTCATCATTGCCGCCAATATCCACAATGCTAACCTCGATAAGTTTGCACCGTGTCACCGTTGCACGTGTCTGCCCTTCCAATGCTAAAGCCGGGTCTGGGTTCACTTCGGTAGGCTCCAGGGCTGCCGAAGCCATGCGCAAAAATCCGCTTTCCCATTTGCTCTCTATCTTCCGGGCAAATTCATCGTTTTGGTCAAATATCGGGGTGCCTATCAGCTTCCCCTCCTCAACTCTGAGGTTGTCAATTTTGCCGATAGGCATTGACTGACCGTCGAAAGCACGGCGGTGCATCCATAGCAAAACCGGGTTGCGCTTGAACTGCTCCAGGTCTATGCCCGAAGTCAGCACACGCGTGCCGTAGCTGTTTACTGCCTCAGTTGAGATTATTACTTCTTTCATTGTAGTTGTCTCGTTTCACTTATCGTGCTTGCCACGCTTTGTATTTTAAAATATTAACTCTCGCAAAGAAAATGCCCGGGGCACTTAGGGGCTTGGTCCGGAGGTGGTGGGTGTGTCCCCTGTGCCCGGGGCGGTTGTCCTAATCTTTTTTACCTTGGTGGCGGAGGCAGGACTCGAACCTGCGACCTTTGGGGAATGAGCCCAATGAGCTACCGGCTGCTCTACTCCGCTAATCGGCTTGCCGCTTTGCTATGCAAAGAATGTATTTAAGTCGTTCAGCGGTGCAAAGTTGAGCATTGTTCACAACCCTAACAAAAAGAGTGTAAAAGTTTTACACTCTTTTTTACCATAGCACTTTTTTACCCCAACTTTGCAGTGTGAATTATCGTGCAAACCGAACGCAGAGCGGAGTTTACTCCTGCTATGCTGAGGTGCCGCCGATAATGCGAAATATCGAAAACGCCCCCGCAGTGTGGGTGTTAACTTAAATTCTCGGTTTATTATGAATGGCAACTAAAACCAAAAAGGAACGCGAACAGCAACGCGAACACGCGCGCCTCCTATATATGCAGGGGGAGCCTCAGAAGTCTATTGCTGAAAAAGTCGGCGTATCTGCTCAGACTGTCACAAAATGGGTTGCGGAGGGTGGCTGGGAACAGGCACGAGCCGCCGCCAACATTACGAGACAGGAACTGGTTAATAAAATTTTTAACTCCATAAATGTGTTACTGGAGGATTTGGCAAATGACCCCAGCCCGGAGAAAACAGCCGCCAGCGCTGACAAACTTGTGAAGTTTGCCGCCACTGTTGAACGCCTCGACAAAAAAACTTCCGTGGTTGACATTATAGAGGTATTTATGGCTTTCAGCAAATGGCTGCAATATCGTATGAGCTTCGACCCGAATGTCACCCCGGAACTGCTCAAAACCATTAACCATTATCACGACCTTTTCATCTCTGAAAAATTAAAAGAGTCTTTCTAAAGTATGACAAAAGCGGAATTAAAAAAAGCGATTGAGGAATGGAAACAGCACTGCGAAACGGTGCAGGCTGCCACTTCCATTAACATCATAGAATCGCCGGCACAGCGTCTCGCGCGCATTGCCCGGCTGCGCTCTGATTATACCGCTTTCGTTGATTACTATTTCCCACACTGGACTATTAACCCCGAAACCGGGAAAGCTACCCCTTGCGCTAAATTCCACATTGACGCGGCCAATAAGATAAAAGCCAACCGAAACCTCAAAGCCGGTTTTGTCTGGCATCGTGGTGCGGCTAAGTCTACCAATATGGACGTATTTGTCCCTATGTGGCTAATGTGTCAGGAACGCCGCGAAATTAACGTTATGGTCATCGTCGGCAAGTCTGAGGATAACGCTAAAACTCTGTTGGGTGACATTCAGGCGGAGTTACAGTACAACCAGCGTTATATTGCCGATTTCGGGGAACA
The nucleotide sequence above comes from Duncaniella freteri. Encoded proteins:
- a CDS encoding terminase gpP N-terminus-related DNA-binding protein: MATKTKKEREQQREHARLLYMQGEPQKSIAEKVGVSAQTVTKWVAEGGWEQARAAANITRQELVNKIFNSINVLLEDLANDPSPEKTAASADKLVKFAATVERLDKKTSVVDIIEVFMAFSKWLQYRMSFDPNVTPELLKTINHYHDLFISEKLKESF